The genomic segment CCGCATGACAGCACCGAAACCATCGATTCCGACAGCGATGGCCTCGGCGACAACTCCGACCCATATCCCAACAGCGTCGATGGAGATGCCGACGGTATTGATGATCCATTAGACAACTGCCCGACCTTGGCGAACGCCGACCAGGCAGATGACGATCAAAACGGAACCGGTGATGCGTGTGAGCCGAGCAGCGGCAGCAGCTGGGACAATTTCAACTGGGACGAAGCCAACTGGCAATAAGTCAGTACTGCGGCCCAACGAACACAACGAATTTGGAGCAAATTATGAAAACTCGGAGCATTTCAGTCATTTCCCTGATGATGTTGTCGATGGCGATTGCACCGCTGGTGGCCAAGGCTGGTACGGTGGATACGTCGGGCGTTACCACCTTCAGCGCCGGTTCCGCAGCAAAAGCCTCGGAAGTGAACGGCAACTTCAGCACCGTGATCACTGCGGTGAATGACAACGCATCCAGCCTGGCCGCTTTACAATCCAGTATTGAAGCCCTGCAAACCCAGCTGGAATCCATGCCGACCAAAGTAACCGACGTGTCCGATCTGGTTGGCCGTACCTATTGCATGATCCAGGATCACAGCGCCGGGCGTTACGAGGGCAATAACTACGCCAGCGTCAATTTCGCCAGTGAAACCTCCACCGTTACGGTGACCAGCGAAACCCAGCTATCGATCACCGGCGTGTCGTCGGATGAAGCAGAACTGGGCTTGCAGCTGAGTCAATACAGCTACAACGGCAGTGACGTGGATGGTCTGCAGGGGACACTGGAAGCCTATCAGGAGCCGGAATCTTATAATGGCACCATCAACAGCCTGAGCAACGGTGAGCTGTCGGTGACCGTCGGCAGCGATACCATCCAGTTTTACGTCAGCAAATACGGCGACGTGATGATCGGCCGTTCATTCACTGACGACAGTAGCGCCGCACCGGCTGAAATGTGGAACACCACCGCCGTACTGGTGGAGTGCCAGTAGGAGTGCCAGTAATAGAGCAATAGCGGGATTCCGGCCTGAACTGGCTAAAAGGGCGGCATATCGATAGAATGTCGCCCTTTTCTTTTGCCCGGTTGTTTCATCATGTTCTGATTGAAATACCGGAGCCTTCCAAGGCTGAATTCATCTGGAGAATTTCATGTCAGACATCAAAAAAGTGGTGCTGGCCTATTCCGGTGGTCTGGATACATCTGTGATCGCCAAATGGCTGCAAACCGAATACAACTGCGAAGTCGTCACCTTCACCGCCGACCTGGGTCAGGGCGAAGAAGTCGAACCGGCACGCGCCAAGGCCGAAGCACTTGGTATTAAAGAAATCTTTATCGACGACCTGCGTGAAGAATTTGCCCGTGACTTCGTCTTTCCGATGTTCCGTGCCAACACCATCTACGAAGGTGAGTACCTGCTGGGTACCTCCATTGCGCGCCCATTGATCGCCAAGCGTCTGATTGAAATCGCCAACGCAACCGGTGCCGATGCCATTGCTCACGGCGCGACCGGCAAAGGCAACGACCAGGTGCGTTTTGAACTGGGTGCCTATGCCCTCAAGCCCGGCGTTAAAGTAATTGCCCCATGGCGCGAATGGGATCTGACTTCCCGTGAAACCCTGATGGCCTACTGCGACGAGCACGACATCAAGGTCGAAAAGAAAGCCGGTAAAAAGTCGCCATACTCCATGGACGCCAACCTGCTGCACATCTCCTACGAAGGCGACATCCTGGAAAACCCATGGAACGAGCCAGAAGAAGACATGTGGCTGTGGTCTGTTTCGCCGGAAAAGGCCCCGGATGAACCGACCTACCTGACCATCAGCTTCAAGAACGGTGACCCGGTAGCCATCGACGGCGTTGATAAATCCCCGGCGACCATCATGGAAGAACTGAACAAGGTCGGCGGCGAAAACGGCATTGGCCGTGTCGACATCGTTGAAAACCGCTACGTCGGCATGAAAGCCCGTGGTTGTTACGAAACCCCAGCCGGTACGGTACTGCTGAAAGCACACCGCGCCATCGAGTCGATTACGCTGGATCGTGAAGCCGCGCACCTGAAAGACGAATTGATGCCGAAATACGCCAACCTGATCTACAACGGTTACTGGTGGTCTCCAGAACGTAAAATGCTGCAAGCCGCCATCGACGACACCCAATCAGTGGTAAACGGCGACGTCCGCGTAAAACTGTACAAAGGCAACGTGATCGTAGTTGGCCGCCAGTCTGAAGGTTCACTGTTCGACGAAGCCATCGCTACCTTCGAAGACGATGCCGGTGCCTACGACCAGAAAGACGCCGCAGGCTTTATCAAGCTCAACGCCCTGCGTCTGCGTACTGCTGCCAAAAAAGGCCGCAGCATGCTGTAAGGCGTTGCTGGATATCAGGCATTTGATGTTGGGCGTCTCGGCCTGAATCCGGCAAGACAGAACACAACGGGAGCATCGGCTCCCGTTTTGTTTGGTCCAGGGTCTGACTTGCTGCCGCGATTGTGGTTTCGCTCTGGACGGTTGCTGATTGATGCCAATATTGACATCTTCCTACCTTGGTCGAGGACGATCGTTTTACCGACCACAAGTCGTATGCGTCAGCAGAGCGAGGATGAGTCGCGCTGAGGCAGCCCGGAAATAACGCCGGAGTATCCACCACGAGACATCGAACTGACAAGCCAGCCGGTTTGGCGTATGCCCTTGGACGGCATCGGGTTGCGGGGCCATTGCAGATGTCTGCACCGGATGTTTCAAATGCGACCACATCCGTTTGGACAATGGGCCACCCGGGTGGGTTGGGCATATAATCCGTGAACAAAAATAAAAGCAAATTGTTGTAGTCGCTGATCGGATTGTCTGGCGTTTGCCCGGAGCTGTGGCTCACGGCGGCGACAGACTGAGCCTTGCTGACATCTCTGTCGTGTCGGAATGGCCAGCGCACAGGAGACATCAGGCATGGCGACACTGATCACCCCACGAGACCTGCCCACCTGGGTGCCCGGACGTGTGCTTTCCGCCAGCGATGGCCAGGGCTGGAAGGATGTCGCTCATCGGGCTTATCTCTATACCGGTCTCGACGTGCTCATTCCTGCCATGGATTGTTTCATGATCGTCCGCTATCGGGGTGGTGATACTCCTATGGATCGCTGCCTTGATGGGCGCTGGACGCGCAAAACCTGCACCCCGGGCGATTTTTCGCTGCTGACCCGGTCGACTCATTCCCACTGGCACTGGACCCAGTGCATCGATGTCGCGCACACCTACTTGTCCGATGCACTCATGTCCCGGGTAGCGACCGACATCGTCGAACGTGATGTGGCGGAAGTGCGACTGCATGATGTGCTTCAGGCGCAAGACCAGGTGGTGACGCAGATCACCGATGCCATCATGGCCGAGGCCAAACAACAGGGTGTGGGCGGTGCCTTGTACGCTGAGGCCCTGTCGATTCAGTTGGCAGTGCACTTGATTCGACAGTATGCCGAAGTGAGTTTTCGCGGCGAGGCGGTGGGCGGTGTGTTGTCACCGACGCTGATGCGACGCCTTGACGAGTTCATCGACACGCATCTGCACGAGGGGATCACCATCGAACGCATGGCGATGATCGCCGGTCTGGGGGTCTGGACCTTCACCAGGCATTTTCGGGAAAGTGCGGGAGTTTCCCCCTACGAATACGTGATCCGGCGTCGCGTTGAGCGCGCCACCCGGCTGCTCACGGGCAGCCAGCGTGCCATCAAGGAGATTGCCGCCGATTGCGGATTTTCCGATCAGGCGCACCTGACTCGGGCGTTGCGTGCGCGTCAGGGCATGACTCCGGCGCAGCTGCGGCGTGACGCAGGGCGTTGAGACGACAGCACGAAAAAAGGCCGGGTGCCGTTCTGGGCACCCGGCCAAGGCGCTGCGACGCTTGCCTCTATCCGCCGCTGGACAGAGCTACGTCAGAAGCGGAGAGCGTGTCATGACACGGAACAGGACAATAATGCTGAAAGATTCCGGTCGAGTTCGGTCATCATGTTGGCATCGGTGCCAAACAGCCCCAGATGGCCGTCGATGCTGCTCAAGGGATGGAACTCACTGCCGGCGATGAGTTGCTGCTCGGCCAGGCAGTCGTTGGGCGGGAAGAACATGTCGTGGCTGATCGGCATCACGAAGGTGTGAGCGGTGATGCGGCTGAGTGCCTCGGCCAGACTGCCTCCGGTATGTCGGCTGACGTCGCCACGCTGCCATTTCCATGCCATGCACAGCAGGTTGTTCGGGTCCATAGGCCCGAAGTAGCCGGTCATGAATTCGTCCACGAACGCGTCCATGTCGGCAAAGCCGAGGACCCGGTGCCGGCCGGCGCGGAAAAACTCGGTGCTCCAGCCCATGACCGCCCACAGCTTGGCATGCCGCTTCAGACCGGCGGCCACGTCGGCCGCTGTTTTGTAGCGCCCATCGCTGAATCCCGGGTCGGTGGTGATGGTTTCGATCAGGGTCTCGGCATACAGGAAGTCGTGCTCGGTGTTTTTTGCCGTGCCGGCAATCGGCGCGGCACGCAGCACCATCTGCGGATAACGGACCGCCCACTCGTAGGTCTGCTGTGCGCCCATGGAGCCGCCGACCACGAGTTGCAGTTTTTCGATGCCGAAGTGCTCGGTCAGCAAGCGGTGCTGGGCGCGCACGTCATCACCGATGCGCACACGCGGAAAATCCGGCCCCGCGATAGGCTCTGGTGCATTGCTGGGTGAAGTGGACAAGCCATTACCGATCTGATTGACCACGATGATGCAGTAACGTGACGGATCCAGCGCCCGGCCTTCGCCGATGTAGGCATCGCCCATGATCTTGCTGGTGCCCGAGTACCAGGTGGGCACCAGAATGGCGTTGTCGCGCGCCTCATTGAGCGTGCCGTGCATGGCCACCGCCAGCTGGCAGTGTTCGATGACACCGCCTTCTTCCAGTTCGAGACGGCCAATATCGATCAGCTCGAAGGGGCCGTGGCTGTCCTGCGTGTAGTAGTTGTTCATGGCAATATCTCATCTGTGAGTGCCCCGGCCGCTGCCGGAGCGTGAGAGTTCAGCGTGCGGTGTAGCCGCCGTCGATCACCAGCTCTGAGCCGGTAACCCAGCGGGCTTCGTCGGAGGCGAGATAGACCGCGCCCCAGGCGATGTCGTCCGGATCACCCGTACCCAGCAGCGGATGCAGCGCGTCCAGCGCCGCCTTGGCCTTCTCCAGTTCCATACCGGCGTTGTTGGCATAACGCTTGACCAGGGCGGTGAACACGAATCCGGGGTGAATGGAGTTGAAGCGGATCTTGTCCGGAGCGTAGATGAGCGCGTCGTTCTTGGTCATCAGCCGCACCGCGCCCTTGGCGGCGTGGTAGGGTGGAATGTCGCCACCGCCGACCAGTCCGTAGATGGATGAGATGTTCACCACCGATCCGCCTCCCGCCCGGCGCATGGCCGGGATCACGTGCTTGGTACACAGGAACACCGAAGTGGCGTCCACGTTCATGACGCGGTTCCATTCCGCCAGGCTGAGCTGGTCGGTGGGCGTGTTCTCGCCTTCGATGCCGGCGTTGTTAACCAGAATGTCGAGGTGACCAAAGCGCTGCTCAACGGCTTGCATCGCGTCACGCACCTGCTCTTCATTGGTCACATCGACCTGGACGAACATCGCCTGGCCTCCGCCGGTTTCGATCCGGTGCGCCAGATCAGCGCCCCGGCTGTCGAGGTCGAGAATGCCGATGGCCGCACCGTGCTCGGCCATGCGCAGGCAGATAGCTTCGCCAAAGCCGTTGCTGCCGCCGGTGATTGCCGCAACCTTGTTTTCAAGTCGTTTCATTGTCTTATCTCCAGTCGACTCTGCGTTCAGTGCATCTCGAAGCCGGGGTAGCCATCGCGGGCCAGTTCGTCACAGCGCTTGTGGTAGTTGCCGACGCCGCCGATGTAGGAGAGCAGGCGCCGGGGCTTGCCTTCCACGTTGGAGCCCATGTACCAGGAGTCGGTCTTGACCACGAGGGTTCTGGCTGCGGTCTCGTCGTGGTGGCGCACCCAGTCGTCTTCGAACTCGGCGGTTGCTTCAACCACCTGCTTGTCGTGCTTGAGGGCGTAGTCGATGCAGCCGGTGATCCAGTCAACCTGCTGTTGCAGACAGGTGGTCATGTTGCATAGGGCGGCCGAGGGTGCCAGCGGGGCACCGGTGGTGAACAGGTTAGGATAACCATGCACCTGCAGGCCCATGGAGGTGCGGATTTCCTGTTGCCACTGGTCCTTGAGCGAGCGATTGTTGCGGCCGCGAATGTCGATGCGTGAGAGGGCACCTGAACCGGCATCGAAGCCTACGGCCATGATGATCACATCCACCTCATGCACGGTGCCGTCGGACGTCTCGATACCCTCGGGCACAACACGGGTGATGGCGGTTTTCTTGCAGTCCACTGTCTCCACGTTGGGTTGCAGGTAGACCTCGAGATACTTGTTTTCCAACGGCACCCGGTGGGTACCGAAGCCGTAGTCGGTGGGGATCAGCAGCTCGCACAGCTTGGGGTCGTTGCCCAGGCGCGCGCGCATTTTAATGCGTACGAACCTGGAGACTTCTTCGCTGACGGCCTCATCAAAGAACATCTCGGGGAAAGAGGCCAGCCACAGAGCGAGAGAACCGTCTTCCCAAAGGCTCTCGAGTACCCGGGTGCGCTCTTCTGGCGTTTTTTCTGCCCAGGGGCCGGCATCGAAGTCGTAGTCGAAACCGGCGAAGGTCCCACGTACACGCTCCTTGAGTTCATGGAAACGTGCACTCCACTGATTCCAGTCGGCCTTGCTGTACTTGGGGTTACGCATGGGGATAACGTACTGCGGGGTGCGCATGAAAATCTTCAAGGTGCCGACTTCCGGCGCAATGGTCTGGATCACCTGAATACCGGTGGCACCGGTGCCGATAACCGCCACTCGCTTACCCTTGAGGTCGACCGGCTCCTTGGGCCACAGGGCTGTGTGGAAGATTTGTCCCTTGAAGCTGGACTGGCCTTCGAAGCGATTGGACAGCGGCGCGGAGAGCATGCCACAGCAGGCGATCAGGAATTGAGTGACGATCTTTTCACCTTCTGTGGTCTCGATACGCCAGACTTCGTCTTGTTCATCGAAGTGGGCCGAGGCGATACGAGTGTTGAACTGGATGTCTTTCTTCAGGTCAAGCGTATCGGCCACGTGGTTGAGCCAGCGTTCGGTTTCCGGCTGGGCTGGGAAGCGCTCCGAGGGCTGCCACGATTTGTAGAGTTCTTCCGAGAACCAGTACTGATAGATCTCTGCCTGGGAGTCGAAGCGAGCGCCAGGGTAGCGGTTCCAGTACCAGGTACCGCCTACGCCACTGCCGGCTTCATAGGCTCGAACCGACATGCCCATTTCGCGCAGGCGATGCAGCTGATACAGGCCGGCGACGCCTGCACCAATGACGACTGCGTTCAGGTAAATACCGCCGTGCAGGTCTATATCTGCGTATCCCTTCACGGGGAGCTGTTGAGTACTCATCTTATCTCCTTTCTTGTTATGGTCAGTCGGCGCAGGGATGCGTCGGCCGTGATCAGAATTTAAGGAAAGAGCGGTGGGCGCATCTTGTCGATTCGCGGCGAATGTTTGAACGATCAAGTGAAGTGAGCGCCTCGGCAGTCCATCAAGAACCGACAGGGGAAAAAAGCCGACTATCCTGTTGAGGTTCATCGACGCTTCAGGTGCTGGTTGCTGGCGAGAACTCTGTGCTCAGAAGACCTTCTGCAGTTCCGGATTGACTGGGGAGTGTTCAGTTTTCTGTGTCATTTAACTACCCTGACCAAAACAGGAAATGACACGCTATGTCCGATAACACATATGAAATTGATGTACAGGGGCCATCTATTTAATCCGGTCTCACTCTGGGCTACCGGATGGTGTCGAATCACGAAGCCGACTTGCAGGCCTGACGGGTCAAGTCAAACGTCGTCGACACAGAGTCGAGACCATCCGGCAGCCCCCGAAGGGCGCGGGTTGCCGCCGTCCAGTGCGGTGTTGACGAATTTGAAAAGGACTCGTCATTTCGCTGCATTCGTCGCCTTGCCCTGAACAACGGCAACACTCGCGCAGAGCCGTGCAGGATTAAATAGATGATGAGATGGACGCTCCCCATAGGATCCAGCGTCAAAAGCGCTAATATTTTGTTACGAGCAAAACGTCAATATGAGGAGCGTCCACATGAACAATATTAGTACCATCGCCATCGATCTTGCAAAGTCCGTTTTTCAGATCTGCATCGTCTCCGGGCACAACAAGGTATCGAAGCAGTTACGCCTCAGCCGGGAGAAATTCAGGCAATTCATGCTGGAGCAAACACCCTCCAGAGTCGTCATGGAGGCCTGTTATTCCTCGCATTACTGGGCCAGGTTATTTCAGCAACAAGGCCATCAGGTACTGTTGATTCCGGCCCAGCATGTCACGCCATTTGTGCGGGGCAACAAGAACGATCAGAACGATGCTCTGGCCATTTATGAAGCATCCATGAGACCCAATATCCGGTTTGTACCGATCAAGTCATTGGGTCAACAGGATGTTCAGAGCCTGCATCGAATGCGAGAACGGCTGGTCAAGGATCGCACTGCGCTTTGCAATCAGATGCGCGGTTTGTTGACGGACTATGGTTATATCTTCCCCGTCGGAATCAATGCTGTACTTAAAGGGTTGCGCGAGATTCTGGAACAAGGTGAGCTGTCTGGCATGATGCAGTCGGAGTTGAATTGGACATTGACTGAATATGACCTGTTATCGCGTCGGATTGATCACATTAACGAAGAATTAAAGCGTTATGGCGAACAGGATCAGCAATGCCAGAACCTGATCTCTATCCCTGGAATCGGGGCTCATATCGCGACGGCCATCAAGAGTACGGTGGGCAATGCGGAGGTCTTTCATAACAGCCGGGATTTTGCGGCGTGGACGGGGTTAACGCCGAGACAAAAGGCCAGTGGTCATAAATCGGTGATGTCAGGGATTACCAAGCGTGGGGATGCCTACTTGAGAAAATGACTGGTGCAGGCTGCACGTCACACACTGCGCTGGGCCAAGCGAAACGAAGACACAAATCTGGCGCGCTGGATGATAGACATCGTCCAGCGTCGCGGATTGCACAAGGGCGTTGTCGCCATTGCGCATAAACTGGCGCGGATTATTTGGAGCGTTTTGACACGTCAAACGGCCTTTAATCCGGCCTGAAAGCAAGAACCCATCGGGTAGTCGTTGTTTGATGATGTAACGGGGCAATCCGTCCCTGGTAGAGCCTGAGCGGGACACGATCGGCGTAGCCAGATCGAATAGATGTTAAAGGTGCCAGGGTTCGGATTTCATCAGGGCTGCGGGAGCTGATCCCGAACAGAAGCCGCTATTCATTCATGGACGGGATGTCAGAACTGCCACTGTCATCGCAACGAACAAGTGATGGTTAACAGGAAATAAATCAAGGGCATATGGCAGGTGTCAGGGCCAAGTCATCCTTGATATTGGGGAAGCGTCTATATATGTCCCCTTTAGATCAGTACCCTCATATGATCTCTCCGCGAAATTTGCTCGATTTTTAGCATTCTGTTGTGGCCGTTGTGTTGAAAACTCGTTAGAAAGCTGCTGCATGGCGGCTTTGAGCTGATATTTCTGCTGCGGGGGCGGGCGCAGGACTCAAAATTGATCTGATTTTCCTCATTCCTACGCTCTGCATGTGAATGTTAATTGGGCTGTCAACCCTGAGGGCCCATCTATTTAATCAGTTCTTGATACACTCCCACACACGACTTCGGATAACAACGGCCACACGCTACGCAACCCGGATTCTTCGACTTTGATAACCTGAACGACAAGCTGGATCAGCACAACGACCCACTCGCCAAAATCAACGAACTCGTCGACTGGGCTGCCTTCCGGCCTGTGCTCAGCAAGATCCGCATGCCACGCTCATCCAACAAGGGCCGTCCTCGTTCAGACACCCTCCCGCTCTGTTCAAAATAGTTTTCCTACGCCACTACGACAGCCTGTCGCTCAAGCAGGTTGAGTATCAAGTGTTAGACCGCTTGTCATTCCGCCGCTTCCTTGGCTTGTCGCTGGAAGATCCGGTACCCGATGCCAATACCGTCTGGAAGTATGAAGAGTTACTCGTCCAGAAAAACCTCACTGATGAACTGTTTTACAGCTTGCTCTCGCAAATCGAAGCCCACGGTTATCGGCCTCAAGGCGGTCAAATTGTCGATGCTACCCTGGTTGAAGCACCCAAGCGAAAAACCGAAGAGCAGCAGCAGGAAAAAGCCCGCAAAGCACAAGAAAAATCAGACGGAGATGACGATGATTCGACACCGCCGGCCCCTCCGGAACGCACTCCGGCCCAGCAGCGCCAGGCCAGTCGAGATGCGGCCTGGACGAAGAAACATGGCAAGAGCTACTTCGGCTATAAAAATCACACCAGCGCGGATGTCTGGGCAGATAGCGCTTATCGAAGCGCAGAAAATGAAAGCATGTTGAAAGATCGGGGCTATCGCTCCCACATCCACCGCAAGAAACCGCGAGGCAAGGACATGCCTGAACGTAGCAAGCTGGCGAATCAAAAACGCTCTCAGGTTCGGGCACGTGTCGAACATGTTTATGCGGACATGAAACGCGACGGCAAAAAGTTCATGGTGCGCTGCATCGGCCAGGCCAGAGCGGAACTGAGAATCGGTTTGATGAACATGGTGTACAACGCTCGTCGCTGGAGCTTTTTATCTCGTGTGGGATAGGTGCGTCTGCATGACGCGATTTGGACTGAAAGTAGTCCAAATCTTTACTGAATTGGCCGGAAATAGGCCGGATCAAGCCGCATTAGGATATTTCGAAGTCATTGATGTGAATAATGTGCTGCAACGGTGGCTTTACACGACTAAATAGATCTCCCCTAAAGCTTAGTTACTGTATTGCCCTCGACAGCACTGGGTAAAGCATTAATGTATTTACATAATCAATGGGGCCGATTTATCGGCTACCTTGAAGATGGGGCTTATCCCATCGACAACAATCCGGCCGAGCGTGCAATCCGGCCCTTCACCATTGGCCGAAAAAACTGGATGTTTAGTAAAAGCCAGGCGGGTGCCAGAGCCAGTGCTAATCTCTACAGTGTGATCGAAACGGCCAAGGCCAATGACCTCAATGTGTATGATTATTTAGCCCTAATTTTTAACGAGCTGCCTAACGCCCAAGGCGTTGAGGATATTGAAGCGTTATTGCCATGGAATGTGGCGTTCGGCTAGGGCGTGTTTCGATTGGCGTTTACCATTAATTTTGGCGAGTGGGTCGTTGTGCTGATTCAGTTTGTCGTTCAGGTCATCAAAGTCGAAGAATCCTGGCTGCATACCGTGTAACCGTTGTTATCCGAAGTCGTGTGTGGGAGTGTATCAAGAACTGATTAAATAGATGGGGCCCAGAGGCTGGAAGCACTGCAGTGGAGCGCATTTTTGATATGATTGATATATCAGTCTTTCAAATAGTTTTTCTACAGTCTCGTTATGTGAATCAGTATTCATAGTGGTAGCGTAACTGAGCGATTAAAAGGCTATCATCGGATACTTTATATACGAATCGATGCTCATCATTAATACGACGAGACCAAAAACCAGATAGGCCATGCTTTAGCGGCTCGGGTTTACCTATACCTTCAAAAGGATCACGGGAAGAATCCTTGATTAAGGCGTTGATCCTTTTGACCATGGCTTTGTCTGTTTTCTGCCAATATAGATACTCTTCCCAAGCCCTAGAGGAGAATGTTAGCTTCATTCCATTAAGTCTCTCTCGGTGCCTTTTCCGGCTTCGAGTTCTGCAATGGATTCAAGCAAATGTCTCGCGTTTGCAGGAGAGCGTAGAAGGTAGGCTGTCTCCTCCATGGCTTGGTAGTCTTCGAGGGAGAGCATAACCACGGGTGTCTCACTCTTTCTGGTAATAATCACTGGTGAGTGGTCGTTACAGACCCTTTCCATGGTTTTGGCAAGGTTTGCTCGGGCTGCTGTGTAGCTTATGGCGTCCATAATAATTTTCCTGTACGTAAACCTGTACGTAACTGTGAGGCCACATAACAAGGTTGTCAACCGAATGCAGTTTGCTACGCTCCGTTTTGCGGTGGCTGCGCCACTTTACCGCAAAACTCCACTTCACAAACCGTACCGTTTACAACGGCGTTAGACGTATCAAACCCCTCTTTATACGCTCAACCAAACATTAACAAGTCGCCCCTGAAAAGCCAGAACCCCAGTTTTCATCGGCCTCTCAAGCCTGTTACGGCAAGACTTTCTACCAGTAAAATCATATTACGATATCAAAATCTGGTAGATAGCCATGACGCCCAAGGACAAACAGCACGATAAACAGAAAGATTTCCTGCGCCCGGAGCTGCTTGACCTGATCGACCCCAGGCATGAACTCGTTCAGCTCAGTCAACGTATCGACTGGGCTGAACTGGAGCGTCACTGTCAGAGTTTTTACTGCACAGACAACGGACGTCCTGGATCATCGTCCCGATTAATGATTGGCCTGACACTCCTGAAACACATCTACGCGCTATCGGATGAACACTGCATCGCCCGCTGGGTAGAAAACCCTTACTGGCAGCACTTCTGCGGCGAACAATACTTTCAACATCGACCACTGATTGATCCCACCACGTTCGGGCGTTTCTGCCGACGTCTCGGCGAGGACGGGTTAAAGACACTGATGAAAATGACGGTTCGCCTAGGGTTGGAACTGAATATCATCGACGAAGCCAGCTGTAAGACTCTGGTCGCGGACACGACCGTGATGGAAAAAGCCATTGCCTAATCCGACCGACAGCCAGCTCTTCAAGCGCGTACAGGAACAGCTGGCGATGCTCGCCAAAGCTCAGGGGATCTCGTTGCGGCAAAGCTACGAAAAAGAGCTGACTCATCTCAAACACAAAGCGGCGGGCTATGCCCATGCCCGACAGTTCAAGCGTTTGAAGAAGGCTCTCAAGAAAATGGCGACGCTGGTTGGGCGACTGACGCGGGACATCCTGAGCAAGCTTCCAGCCACCGAGCAAAGCCGACTTATTCTTGAGAAAGCCGCGCAGGCATCCCAACTCATCAAGCAAACCCGACCAGGCTGGGAAGGCCCGAAACGGTACAGCTTGCATGAACCGGACGTTCAGTGCATAGCCAAAGGCAAGAGCCGACAACTCTATGATGGCCATACCCTGTACTGGAATCTGATTCAAAGCTGGCTGAACACAGGAGTAAAGCCGCAAGAGATCCTGGTTGACCGGGGTTATCGAGGGGCGCAACACGACCGTCGTATTGCTGCGGTGAACGTCTGCATCAGCCATCAGAAGCAAGGGCGAGGCAAAGTTCATCCGCAACAATCAAAGCAGAATGGTATTGAGCCGATCATAGGCCACATGAAGTCAGATGGACTGATGAAGAGAAA from the Candidatus Thalassolituus haligoni genome contains:
- a CDS encoding transposase, whose protein sequence is MSLKQVEYQVLDRLSFRRFLGLSLEDPVPDANTVWKYEELLVQKNLTDELFYSLLSQIEAHGYRPQGGQIVDATLVEAPKRKTEEQQQEKARKAQEKSDGDDDDSTPPAPPERTPAQQRQASRDAAWTKKHGKSYFGYKNHTSADVWADSAYRSAENESMLKDRGYRSHIHRKKPRGKDMPERSKLANQKRSQVRARVEHVYADMKRDGKKFMVRCIGQARAELRIGLMNMVYNARRWSFLSRVG
- a CDS encoding transposase, which produces MYLHNQWGRFIGYLEDGAYPIDNNPAERAIRPFTIGRKNWMFSKSQAGARASANLYSVIETAKANDLNVYDYLALIFNELPNAQGVEDIEALLPWNVAFG
- a CDS encoding Txe/YoeB family addiction module toxin, coding for MKLTFSSRAWEEYLYWQKTDKAMVKRINALIKDSSRDPFEGIGKPEPLKHGLSGFWSRRINDEHRFVYKVSDDSLLIAQLRYHYEY
- a CDS encoding type II toxin-antitoxin system Phd/YefM family antitoxin, with amino-acid sequence MDAISYTAARANLAKTMERVCNDHSPVIITRKSETPVVMLSLEDYQAMEETAYLLRSPANARHLLESIAELEAGKGTERDLME
- a CDS encoding transposase: MTPKDKQHDKQKDFLRPELLDLIDPRHELVQLSQRIDWAELERHCQSFYCTDNGRPGSSSRLMIGLTLLKHIYALSDEHCIARWVENPYWQHFCGEQYFQHRPLIDPTTFGRFCRRLGEDGLKTLMKMTVRLGLELNIIDEASCKTLVADTTVMEKAIA